The following proteins are co-located in the Vigna unguiculata cultivar IT97K-499-35 chromosome 9, ASM411807v1, whole genome shotgun sequence genome:
- the LOC114162130 gene encoding bidirectional sugar transporter SWEET3, producing MAETIRLVVAVLGNAASMSVYAAPLVTFKRVITKKSTEEFSCIPYIIGLLNCLLYTWYGLPVVSCKWENFPLVTVNGIGIVLELSYVLIYFWFASNKGKVKVAMTAIPVVLIFCIIAAVSAFVFHDHRHRKLLVGSIGLVISVTLYGSPLVVMKKVIQTKSVEFMPLTLSVCSSISSSLWLIYGLLIRDIFVAGPNVLGLPLSILQLVLHCIYPKRSVVEEPSKEDQEKGNLEKVDMEMGKAETNVTSHMTQNS from the exons ATGGCAGAGACCATTCGTTTGGTTGTTGCTGTTTTAG gAAATGCAGCCTCAATGTCCGTTTATGCTGCACCATT GGTTACCTTTAAAAGAGTTATAACAAAGAAAAGCACAGAGGAGTTTTCATGCATTCCTTACATCATTGGACTCTTGAACTGTCTCCTTTACACTTGGTACGGTTTGCCTGTTGTGAGCTGCAAGTGGGAAAATTTTCCTTTAGTCACTGTTAATGGGATTGGGATTGTTCTCGAGTTATCCTATGTTCTCATTTATTTCTGGTTTGCTTCAAACAAAGGAAAG GTGAAGGTAGCCATGACTGCAATACCAGTTGTGCTTATTTTCTGCATAATTGCTGCAGTCTCAGCTTTTGTATTTCATGATCACCGTCACCGAAAGCTTCTCGTGGGTAGCATTGGCTTAGTTATTTCAGTAACACTGTACGGATCTCCCCTCGTTGTGATG AAAAAAGTTATACAAACAAAGAGTGTTGAATTCATGCCACTAACATTATCCGTGTGCTCATCCATATCTTCTTCACTCTGGCTGATCTATGGACTCCTCATTCGAGATATTTTCGTTGCG GGACCGAATGTGCTTGGATTGCCCTTGTCGATCCTGCAGCTTGTACTTCACTGCATATACCCAAAAAGGAGTGTTGTGGAAGAACCAAGCAAGGAAGACCAGGAAAAGGGTAACTTAGAGAAGGTGGACATGGAAATGGGGAAAGCTGAAACGAACGTCACGAGTCACATGACCCAAAACTCGTGA
- the LOC114196259 gene encoding RNA polymerase sigma factor sigE, chloroplastic/mitochondrial → MGVVTVSSSAARTPVGLSTNFSCNRLKRPLIIAFKGDKQNDSALVATQEKIPVPIETAKTQKKKIGKANKVPKRERVAFAEENSPSSLDVDYNEAAAMLENIYKLSPAFDAGNAECIDGKIKRVSRRRKKIVDDCEEKDVNDDRVVRNQNKKAKRLSLDARISLKRNSDGDEVVPTRNKIKNRIEKIEELIREYSASTDFVGMDWRRMKIPPVLSSSEHAWLFKLMQPMKTILQVKEGLQKELEREPADSELADATNMNIAHVKKALEVGQAARNKLIKHNLRLVLFVINKYFSDFASGSRFQDLCQAGVKGLMTAIDRFEPNRRFRLSTYSLFWIRHAITRSMTLSSFTRVPFGLESVRAEIQKAKTELTIELQRSPTEEEIIERAKISPERYHDVMKASKSILSLNSRHITTQEEFINGIVDDGGVNGDNSKQPALLRLALDDVLDSLKPKESLVIRQRFGLDGKGDRTLGEIARNLNISREMVRKHEMKALMKLKHSARLDYLRRYVV, encoded by the exons ATGGGAGTTGTGACTGTTTCTAGCTCAGCTGCGAGGACTCCAGTGGGATTGAGTACAAACTTTTCCTGTAATCGTCTGAAGAGACCTTTAATTATAGCATTTAAAGGGGATAAACAAAATGACTCAGCTTTGGTTGCAACTCAAGAGAAAATCCCTGTGCCCATTGAGACTGCCAAGACGCAGAAGAAAAAGATAGGGAAAGCTAACAAAGTGCCTAAGAGAGAAAGAGTTGCCTTTGCGGAGGAAAATTCTCCTTCTTCCTTGGATGTGGACTATAATGAAGCTGCTGCTATGCTTGAAAATATATACAAACTCAGCCCTGCTTTTGATGCTGGTAATGCAGAATGTATAGATGGTAAAATCAAAAGGGTCTCCCggagaaggaagaagattgTTGACGATTGTGAAGAAAAGGATGTAAACGATGATAGGGTGGTCAGAAACCAGAACAAGAAAGCTAAACGGCTGAGTCTTGATGCGCGGATTTCATTAAAGAGGAACTCGGACGGGGATGAAGTCGTTCCCACtcgaaataaaataaagaataggATTGAGAAGATTGAAGAACTTATTAGGGAATATTCAGCATCAACTGATTTTGTCGGTATGGATTGGAGAAGAATGAAAATACCTCCTGTTCTTTCTTCTTCAGAGCATGCTTGGCTGTTCAAATTGATGCAACCTATGAAG aCAATACTTCAAGTGAAAGAAGGTTTACAGAAAGAGCTAGAAAGAGAACCTGCTGATAGTGAACTAGCAGATGCAACAAACATGAACATTGCTCATGTAAAGAAAGCATTGGAGGTTGGTCAAGCTGCAAGAAACAAACTCATAAAG CACAATCTCCGGCTTGTCTTGTTCGttatcaacaaatatttttcagaTTTTGCAAGTGGCTCTAGGTTTCAAGATCTTTGTCAGGCAGGAGTTAAGGGACTTATGACAGCAATTGATCGCTTTGAACCGAACAGAAGATTTCGGCTGTCAACATATAGCTTATTCTGGATTAGACATGCTATCACTCGTTCGATGACTCTCTCAAGCTTCACACGTGTTCCATTTGGACTTGAATCG GTTCGAGCAGAAATCCAAAAAGCTAAAACTGAGTTAACAATTGAGCTTCAGAGGTCTCCAACAGAGGAAGAAATAATAGAAAGAGCTAAAATATCCCCGGAAAGATACCATGACGTAATGAAGGCATCAAAATCCATTCTTTCGCTGAACTCGAGACATATAACTACTCAAGAGGAGTTCATTAACGGGATCGTTGATGATGGGGGTGTTAATGGTGACAATAGTAAGCAACCTGCTCTACTAAGACTTGCTCTTGATGATGTG CTTGATTCCCTGAAGCCGAAGGAGAGCTTAGTTATCAGACAGAGATTTGGACTTGATGGGAAGGGTGACAGAACGTTGGGAGAAATTGCTAGGAACTTGAATATATCAAGGGAAATGGTAAGAAAGCACGAAATGAAGGCTCTTATGAAGCTCAAGCATTCAGCTCGTTTGGATTATCTTCGTCGTTATGTTGTATAA